The following are encoded in a window of Primulina eburnea isolate SZY01 chromosome 4, ASM2296580v1, whole genome shotgun sequence genomic DNA:
- the LOC140829730 gene encoding uncharacterized protein, translated as MSNKSPIFPICEPQHFSDYGFDAQIDYFQVLEEARKHKREPASRSHIDLHFKLQKPISKDDSSKKFKKNAKKRWWRNALLFFKFDKWAAPPQSTGSRHARIGSMISGPVYITESMSGSSTPYRTATRASSSELMKGEVEIPYISLRDLNMDRQHHRISTTAMPIYLVT; from the exons ATGTCAAATAAATCACCCATTTTCCCCATTTGCGAACCTCAACACTTTAGTGACTATGGCTTCGACGCTCAAATCGACTACTTTCAG GTTTTGGAGGAAGCCCGAAAGCACAAAAGGGAGCCGGCATCAAGATCCCATATAGACTTGCATTTCAAGCTGCAGAAGCCCATCTCCAAAGACGATTCCTCCAAGAAATTCAAGAAGAACGCCAAGAAGAGGTGGTGGCGCAATGCGTTGCTTTTCTTCAAGTTCGACAAGTGGGCGGCGCCTCCACAGAGCACTGGTTCCCGGCACGCCCGCATTGGGTCGATGATATCCGGCCCAGTTTACATCACTGAGAGCATGAGCGGGTCGTCGACTCCTTACCGGACCGCCACCCGGGCGAGCTCCAGCGAGCTTATGAAGGGCGAGGTAGAGATCCCGTACATCAGCCTCAGGGACCTTAACATGGACCGGCAGCATCATCGGATTTCGACCACCGCCATGCCCATATATTTGGTCACGTGA